A genome region from Penaeus chinensis breed Huanghai No. 1 chromosome 22, ASM1920278v2, whole genome shotgun sequence includes the following:
- the LOC125037169 gene encoding basic proline-rich protein-like translates to MGSPSRPLDMGDPCTPMAWQQRDLNYHQSGYQDRYGPGAVGGGSSRAGPPSTSDRLSHRTDKSWRTHRDSRDSGQPNLVPYHGGYHHSPGTQYSSGPPGHYPPSRPSYSSGRPPSRPHSPSGTTSSSSSSSSTSTEEESERAAGHGIPDGAMPPMPHPIYGYGGYYPGYHPGPPGPPGPPGPPGAHGYPGTLKSARSVPALAMATWDGEPCPVHGGPLSFPGPMPPPGYPPMMPPGPLSLPPPPGMTRRVNSIYDMRLTSPPPGPIYGTLPARTLPADRRSIAGSTILGPAAPGAPPGIPTHLLPPMARPRPLVVDEKGNPEPLPVRHVSEKNGSLPPGVSAKVAASVHSDEEKNMKGVCCRGGACVAWVILAVVCLGILLAVMLRFIL, encoded by the exons ATGGGATCACCGAGTAGACCCTTAGACATGGGCGATCCCTGCACTCCAATGGCCTGGCAACAGCGCGACCTGAACTATCACCAGAGCGGTTATCAAGACAGATACGGACCAG GCGCCGTGGGCGGAGGCAGCAGCCGCGCCGGGCCGCCCTCCACCAGCGACCGCCTCAGCCACCGAACCGACAAGTCATGGCGGACGCACCGAGATTCGCGTGACTCCGGCCAGCCCAACCTGGTGCCCTACCACGGGGGCTACCACCACAGCCCGGGCACGCAGTACTCAAGCGGGCCGCCCGGGCACTACCCGCCCTCACGCCCGTCCTACTCTAGCGGGCGCCCTCCCTCGCGGCCGCACTCGCCCTCGGgcaccacctcctcgtcctcttcttcctcgtcgacGTCCACTGAAGAAGAGAGCGAGCGGGCTGCAGGCCACGGGATTCCCGATGGCGCTATGCCGCCGATGCCACATCCGATCTATGGGTATGGCGGGTACTACCCCGGCTACCACCCTGGCCCTCCCGGCCCTCCCGGCCCCCCAGGCCCGCCTGGAGCCCACGGCTACCCCGGCACTCTGAAGTCCGCGCGCTCAGTGCCTGCCTTGGCCATGGCCACCTGGGACGGCGAACCTTGCCCCGTCCATGGcggccccctctccttccctggccCCATGCCGCCCCCTGGCTACCCGCCCATGATGCCCCCAGGCCCCCTCTCGCTGCCCCCGCCCCCTGGCATGACGCGCCGCGTGAACTCTATCTACGACATGCGCCTTACGTCGCCGCCGCCGGGGCCCATCTACGGAACACTGCCCGCCAGGACACTGCCTGCCGACCGCAGGAGCATAGCCGGCTCCACCATCCTAGGACCTGCTGCCCCCGGCGCCCCCCCTGGCATACCGACTCATCTTCTGCCACCCATGGCCCGCCCACGCCCCTTGGTTGTTGATGAGAAGGGCAACCCCGAGCCCCTGCCGGTGAGGCATGTCTCGGAAAAGAACGGATCTCTACCCCCCGGCGTGTCGGCCAAGGTGGCGGCTTCCGTCCACTCGGATGAGGAGAAGAACATGAAGGGCGTGTGCTGCCGCGGAGGAGCCTGCGTGGCCTGGGTCATTCTCGCCGTGGTGTGCCTGGGCATTCTCCTGGCGGTCATGCTGAGGTTCATCTTATAA